One genomic region from Xenopus laevis strain J_2021 chromosome 2L, Xenopus_laevis_v10.1, whole genome shotgun sequence encodes:
- the usf3.L gene encoding basic helix-loop-helix domain-containing protein USF3 isoform X2, with product MILDQAFKYITELKRQNDELLLNGGDQEQAIEIVRLRKDLAETQKENARYIELLKSNDICLYDDPTLYWKGNHKNSKASLVVPADQVQKPLCLSGNQLGSNNSTAAVQGITFNVGNNLQKQTANVVPVQRTCNIVTPITISGVSLLEGKTWQQSATTITSSSQQASLCLPLATPAPITVGIATSKVERSVLIPISSASHPLLNSAASQIQFASTQTSLLGENRVQSNEGATHPDNLPKVSSSISSSLPSNLSSLVPEVPLVSVSGISLQESPNLLQGQLSGAASCAVKDVIQEIFPSISTDSGLHIANSSREVVTTAVETAAGCAVSSGSASSLGNSWSLSAVPTRDLKSIGSLARVPSDGNTQTTWTTLQIAGSTIQPLSQAPPSVVPMLVTEQRLCPKEVIANKPTPCINLSSLTSDTGKPVEQVMVKMSSCQPVQMQSRISQPQSATNILPLNQPLQVIQVAQPVAPAVNPAQANQNIIFLQPPTPAPCTPVIQAEVPKPTIGQQIVIIQAPNQNPLPLMPTQPTPPVVVPLNPANPVVCPSNSVQSTSPPQIFGGKHLVHILPRPATLVAPSTTQSAPSSTASANQQPPTISLNGQLFALQPVTPSAGTSSQTHMQIIQPTTCEDPNTNVALNTFGALANLSQSISQIAGQSCLQFTVNSSAAAVTSANIPLNCVSTSGVSTTTESPPVTSTPTNACAKPPGGSPSSKAKKGIKKTNVKKSASSRKEDIPSNKSDKPESACVQSSKLPSAGEVQKFQDNACMVTSVQGNSNVSDISLCIGSSTESVQESNTLSVLNTGVEERLIPKPAEPYSSEFSSSRDHGSGADTCITQLPDSSLSESIKSLAVTNISTKPACRQPMHDTTIRKCTTQSGVSTAGPSQVFIGSDACVTEINSAALTATDLLEAQILSDDPKGKSLSVVESTKEVVGDELIYRKEKSKESDEHVKQDVSLLPIAASSVSQHQSGTTEQEMEICSSVPNSRQTDSPMSTSSSSSRNFSVASMLPDASREDVTNNTPPVTEFTGCSFAEQSDIVAVAARAIFDQENLAKGRPRQQLETPAPVSNNTNATLLTAECRNPYTPQAEKESFIQLPAKSTSFTSHNTNAIPSADRMEEKNNCPVGINTTNLSLQIPSSQSQNVTSLSINNLIQHGGTTHSIANFANAPQTSTQVTLPPASKPVLSSGNYESQGHRSATLSEYSQEQLHSMRSTVMQVTHTTESLLKQTDEHRKDSNKRSAHEDGLLSTAKRQKQCQVPLRLERIQAPDGLGGQNEIMVNHVPSNTSSSVSGGNTVHEDGLGPLFPSSNSFVRQSDLRCSSQTSVSEHQQGQMASQHLMQQHTPNHQGSLHHSSVPYLKQQQQAGHLREQHHLYQQQQHHVPHAESSVHAQSRSVQQQQRLIQQDVQMQKKQTPVQSSQPTRMSLQQKQHLAEQNRSKGAQTHQSHHQQIQQQMQSHFGPSQADKTCENTAPNRSHHGTHPQSHVSQDILHQHPQEVGSRTQGPPVSSEHLLGHSQVQRLMTSRSLEQQLVSQPSIISRPTNMACTTHRQERNRVSSYSAEALIGKTTSNSEQRMGLSIQGSRVSEQLEMRKYLDISRNKGLAVHNIHGQISIEHSVNTDAQRLPDCQTFKAGGSSQQQRGSFDAQTSRPNDVNTVSSMRGMQSQAYKITQNQNLSMDQQKHLSYQLRPDLPLSNTLPIRDNENSCHQSFMQSLLAPHIGEQVGVGQRLISSNQRNTQYNPASGGVEYSCPTSRDAVHLRRDVDGQNRESCDLAIAQVTSRSHSLSIPFSSSTSSVEIPSRSISPNASMQKANMMRPNEAQGAKNHLNIQVSINMHGVVHPAIPQHSVSHSNLDQRQNVRQQNPPVSQRSRHLLLDNPDSKGRQPERNRPGNQRHSNMFEPALPHLSLTGPSSMILGRQQPVNDKRPGIVRFMPDNTQVSSDNPAPDQHSLTQNFGFPFIPEGTMNPPINANASFIPPVTQAASTRTPALIQVDPPNTLPSFYPPYSPAHPSLSNDITIPYFPNQMFPNPSTEKPNSTGLNNRFGTILSPPRPVGFSQTTFPLLPDMPPMHIANPSHLSNFNLTSLFPEIATTLPTDGSAMSPLLSISHSSGSDSSKQSSNRPAHNISHILGHDSSSAV from the exons ATGATCTTGGATCAGGCCTTTAAGTACATCACAGAACTGAAGAGGCAAAACGATGAGCTCTTGCTGAATGGAGGAGACCAAGAACAAG cAATTGAAATCGTAAGGCtcagaaaggatttagcagaaactcagaaggagaacGCTCGTTACATAGAACTTCTCAAGAGCAACGACATCTGCTTGTATGACGATCCCACCCTCTATTGGAAAGGAAACCACAAGAACTCAAAAGCTTCCTTGGTTGTTCCGGCGGACCAGGTGCAGAAGCCCTTGTGCCTCAGTGGGAATCAGCTGGGTTCCAACAACTCGACTGCAGCAGTGCAGGGGATTACGTTCAATGTGGGAAACAACCTACAGAAGCAAACTGCTAACGTTGTGCCGGTGCAGAGGACCTGTAATATAGTAACACCTATCACCATATCTGGGGTTTCTCTTTTAGAAGGTAAAACATGGCAGCAAAGTGCTACAACTATAACATCATCCAGTCAGCAGGCTTCTCTGTGTCTTCCTTTAGCCACCCCAGCACCAATCACTGTTGGCATCGCTACTTCTAAGGTTGAGAGGTCAGTTCTTATCCCCATCAGTTCTGCATCTCATCCTTTATTAAACAGTGCAGCCAGCCAGATACAGTTTGCTTCCACCCAGACATCCCTGCTTGGAGAGAACAGAGTACAAAGCAATGAAGGTGCAACGCATCCAGATAATTTGCCAAAAGTATCTTCATCCATCTCTTCCAGCCTCCCATCCAACTTGTCTTCATTGGTTCCTGAAGTGCCGTTAGTTAGTGTGTCTGGAATAAGTTTACAAGAATCTCCAAATTTGCTCCAGGGGCAGTTGTCAGGTGCTGCCAGCTGTGCAGTAAAGGATGTCATCCAGGAGATCTTTCCTAGTATCAGTACTGACTCTGGCCTTCACATAGCAAACTCTTCCAGAGAGGTTGTAACTACTGCTGTAGAAACAGCAGCCGGATGTGCTGTGAGTAGCGGTTCTGCATCATCACTGGGGAATAGCTGGTCACTTAGTGCTGTACCAACTCGGGATTTGAAATCCATTGGAAGTTTAGCGCGGGTTCCCTCGGATGGTAACACGCAAACCACATGGACAACTTTACAAATAGCAGGAAGTACCATCCAGCCATTAAGCCAAGCACCTCCTAGTGTTGTTCCCATGCTAGTAACTGAACAGCGACTGTGTCCCAAAGAAGTAATTGCTAACAAACCAACCCCTTGTATAAACTTGAGCAGTTTGACATCAGACACTGGCAAGCCTGTTGAACAAGTCATGGTAAAAATGTCTTCTTGCCAACCTGTACAGATGCAATCACGGATATCCCAGCCACAGTCCGCaactaatattcttcctctcaATCAGCCATTACAGGTCATACAAGTGGCTCAACCAGTGGCACCAGCTGTTAACCCTGCGCAAGCCAatcaaaatattatatttctcCAGCCTCCTACACCAGCTCCTTGTACCCCTGTTATCCAGGCAGAGGTTCCCAAGCCCACAATTGGCCAGCAAATTGTAATAATCCAAGCACCTAATCAAAATCCACTGCCTTTAATGCCAACTCAGCCAACCCCCCCTGTTGTAGTACCCCTAAATCCAGCCAACCCTGTTGTCTGCCCTTCAAACTCAGTGCAAAGCACATCTCCACCACAGATATTTGGTGGCAAGCATCTTGTCCATATATTGCCGAGGCCAGCAACTTTAGTAGCACCTTCCACCACACAGTCTGCACCTTCTTCCACAGCGAGCGCAAACCAACAGCCACCAACGATTTCTTTAAATGGACAACTGTTTGCATTACAGCCAGTGACTCCTTCTGCTGGCACATCAAGTCAAACACACATGCAGATTATCCAGCCCACCACTTGTGAAGACCCCAACACTAATGTGGCCTTGAATACTTTCGGAGCTTTGGCCAACCTTAGCCAGAGCATCTCCCAAATAGCTGGACAAAGTTGCTTACAGTTTACTGTTAATTCTTCTGCAGCTGCTGTAACATCTGCCAATATCCCCTTAAATTGTGTCTCTACAAGCGGAGTTTCAACCACTACTGAAAGTCCACCTGTAACCTCAACCCCAACAAATGCATGCGCAAAACCTCCTGGTGGATCACCAAGTTCAAAAGCCAAGAaaggaataaagaaaacaaatgttaaGAAATCGGCTTCTTCTAGAAAAGAGGATATTCCCTCTAACAAATCAGATAAACCCGAATCCGCATGTGTACAGAGTTCTAAATTGCCCTCTGCTGGTGAGGTTCAGAAATTCCAGGATAACGCATGTATGGTAACTTCTGTCCAAGGAAACTCAAATGTGTCAGACATTAGTTTATGCATCGGTAGTAGTACTGAGAGCGTCCAGGAAAGCAATACTTTGAGTGTGTTAAATACTGGTGTGGAAGAAAGACTTATTCCCAAGCCCGCAGAACCTTATTCCTCAGAATTTTCTTCCTCTAGAGATCATGGTTCTGGTGCAGACACTTGTATAACGCAGCTACCAGATTCGTCACTATCAGAATCTATAAAATCTCTTGCTGTAACCAACATTTCCACAAAGCCTGCTTGTCGCCAACCCATGCATGATACAACTATTAGGAAATGTACCACTCAGTCAGGGGTATCCACAGCTGGGCCTTCCCAAGTCTTTATTGGCTCTGACGCTTGTGTTACTGAAATAAACTCTGCTGCTTTAACTGCAACAGATTTGCTAGAAGCACAGATTTTGTCAGATGATCCAAAGGGAAAATCTCTCTCTGTAGTAGAATCCACAAAAGAAGTGGTTGGGGATGAACTGATCTACAGAAAAGAGAAGTCCAAAGAGTCTGATGAACACGTAAAGCAGGATGTATCATTACTGCCCATAGCAGCCAGTTCTGTTTCCCAGCATCAGTCCGGTACCACTGAGCAGGAAATGGAAATCTGCAGTTCTGTGCCTAATAGCAGACAAACGGACTCCCCCATGTCCACAAGCTCTAGCAGCAGCCGCAATTTTTCTGTTGCCTCCATGTTGCCAGATGCAAGTAGGGAAGATGTTACCAATAACACTCCCCCAGTGACAGAATTTACTGGCTGTTCCTTTGCAGAACAAAGTGATATCGTTGCTGTAGCCGCAAGGGCCATTTTCGACCAGGAAAACTTGGCAAAAGGAAGACCCAGACAGCAGCTCGAAACTCCAGCTCCTGTGTCCAATAACACCAACGCTACATTGTTGACGGCTGAATGTCGGAATCCATATACACCTCAGGCTGAAAAAGAGAGCTTTATTCAGTTGCCTGCAAAATCCACTTCCTTTACATCTCACAACACAAATGCCATCCCAAGTGCTGATCGTATGGAGGAAAAAAATAACTGCCCCGTGGGAATCAACACAACCAACCTCTCCCTGCAAATTCCATCATCTCAGTCTCAAAATGTAACTAGTTTAAGTATAAATAACTTGATCCAACATGGTGGCACAACCCATTCCATTGCTAACTTTGCAAATGCACCTCAGACATCGACTCAAGTAACTTTACCTCCAGCCTCTAAACCAGTTTTGTCCTCTGGTAATTATGAAAGCCAGGGTCACAGATCTGCAACCTTATCTGAATATTCTCAGGAGCAGCTGCATTCTATGAGGAGCACTGTCATGCAAGTGACGCACACAACTGAGTCTCTGTTAAAGCAAACTGATGAGCACCGGAAGGATTCTAACAAGCGATCGGCACATGAGGATGGCTTGCTTTCAACAGCCAAGAGACAAAAACAAtgccaggtcccactgagactcgaAAGGATCCAGGCCCCGGATGGTCTTGGAGGACAAAATGAAATCATGGTCAACCATGTGCCTTCCAATACGTCTTCCTCTGTGTCTGGTGGTAATACAGTGCATGAAGATGGCCTTGGTCCTTTATTCCCTTCTAGTAATAGTTTTGTTAGGCAGTCGGACCTCCGTTGTAGTTCTCAGACATCTGTTTCAGAGCACCAGCAGGGGCAAATGGCGAGTCAGCACCTAATGCAGCAGCACACTCCAAATCATCAGGGGTCCCTACACCATAGTAGTGTCCCGTACCTGAAGCAGCAGCAACAAGCTGGCCACTTAAGAGAGCAGCATCATTtgtatcagcagcagcagcaccatgtTCCTCATGCAGAGAGTTCTGTACATGCACAGTCTCGtagtgtgcagcagcagcagagactgATCCAGCAGGATGTCCAGATGCAGAAAAAGCAGACTCCCGTACAGAGCAGCCAGCCAACACGGATGTCCTTGCAGCAGAAACAACATTTGGCTGAGCAGAACCGGTCAAAAGGAGCCCAGACGCACCAGTCCCATCACCAGCAGATCCAGCAGCAAATGCAGTCTCACTTTGGGCCTTCCCAGGCAGACAAAACATGTGAGAATACTGCACCCAACCGGAGCCACCATGGTACTCATCCACAGAGCCATGTGTCCCAGGATATACTTCACCAGCATCCACAAGAGGTTGGCAGCAGAACACAAGGACCACCAGTGTCTTCAGAGCACTTACTTGGCCACAGCCAAGTTCAGAGGCTGATGACGTCAAGGAGTTTGGAGCAGCAATTGGTTTCCCAGCCAAGCATAATATCAAGACCAACAAACATGGCTTGTACCACACACAGGCAAGAAAGGAATAGAGTTTCTAGTTATTCTGCTGAAGCCCTGATAGGTAAGACCACTTCCAATTCTGAGCAAAGGATGGGACTTTCTATTCAAGGCTCCAGAGTCTCCGAACAACTTGAAATGAGAAAGTATTTGGATATCTCTAGAAATAAAGGCTTGGCAGTCCATAATATTCATGGTCAGATATCCATCGAGCACTCTGTTAATACGGATGCCCAACGGCTCCCTGATTGCCAGACTTTTAAGGCAGGTGGCTCTAGTCAACAGCAGAGGGGAAGCTTTGATGCCCAGACTTCGAGACCAAATGACGTAAACACAGTCTCCTCTATGAGGGGCATGCAGTCCCAAGCCTATAAAATTACACAGAACCAAAATTTGTCCATGGATCAACAAAAACATCTATCATACCAGTTAAGGCCTGACTTACCGCTCTCAAATACTCTCCCAATTCGTGATAATGAAAATTCCTGCCACCAGAGCTTCATGCAGAGTTTGTTAGCACCACATATTGGTGAACAGGTGGGGGTGGGTCAGAGGCTGATTTCCAGTAATCAGAGAAATACCCAGTATAATCCAGCCTCTGGCGGGGTTGAATACAGCTGCCCTACTTCCCGCGATGCTGTTCATCTTCGAAGAGATGTTGATGGACAGAATAGGGAAAGCTGTGACTTGGCCATTGCACAAGTGACTTCCAGGAGTCATTCTTTAAGTATTCCCTTCTCCAGTTCTACCTCCTCTGTAGAAATTCCGTCTCGCAGCATCAGCCCTAATGCATCAATGCAGAAGGCAAACATGATGCGACCTAATGAGGCTCAAGGTgcaaaaaaccatttaaacattcagGTTTCCATTAACATGCATGGGGTGGTCCATCCGGCTATTCCCCAGCATTCCGTGTCCCATAGCAACCTTGATCAGAGGCAAAATGTGAGGCAGCAAAATCCCCCTGTATCTCAGCGATCACGACATCTGCTGCTAGACAATCCTGACTCCAAGGGCCGTCAGCCAGAAAGGAATCGTCCTGGAAACCAAAGGCATAGCAATATGTTTGAGCCTGCTCTGCCCCACCTTTCCTTAACTGGTCCCAGTAGCATGATACTTGGACGCCAGCAGCCGGTAAATGATAAAAGGCCGGGTATTGTCCGTTTCATGCCAGACAACACCCAGGTTTCCAGCGACAATCCTGCTCCTGACCAGCACAGTCTGACTCAAAACTTTGGCTTCCCGTTTATTCCTGAGGGAACGATGAACCCCCCAATCAATGCCAATGCCTCGTTTATTCCTCCAGTTACCCAGGCTGCCTCCACTCGCACACCTGCACTTATACAGGTTGATCCTCCGAATACACTGCCATCTTTTTATCCACCATACTCACCTGCCCATCCAAGCTTGTCCAATGACATTACTATTCCCTATTTCCCCAATCAGATGTTTCCAAACCCCAGCACAGAAAAACCCAACAGCACTGGTCTAAACAACAGGTTTGGGACCATATTATCCCCACCACGGCCTGTGGGATTTTCTCAAACCACCTTCCCTCTTCTCCCAGACATGCCGCCAATGCACATAGCCAACCCCTCCCATCTGTCCAACTTCAACTTAACGTCCCTCTTCCCTGAAATTGCCACGACTCTTCCCACTGATGGCTCTGCCATGTCACCTCTACTCTCCATTTCTCACTCTTCTGGATCAGACTCATCGAAACAGTCCTCAAACCGACCAGCACACAACATAAGCCATATCTTGGGCCACGATTCCAGCTCGGCTGTGTAA